CTCCGGTAACGAAGTACCAAACGCGACTAGCGAGGCGGCAATCACACTTTCTGGCACATTGAGCCGATAAGCCAACTCCTCGGCACAGATGATCAGAACCTTGGACGTAAGAATCACGACCGCAATAGCACCTGCCATGATCAAAAGATCTTTAGTGATAGTCTGCCAGGTAAGCTTCTCATCCTTACCATTGCTTTCCCTGTTTTCTGCCTTCATGGCTGTCCGGTAACTCCAGAAAAAGTAAACTCCCAGCAGTCCGACAAAAAGAAAACCAGCTGCCTGGATCATCCGACCGCCAGTGGAGAACATTCCACTCAAGTGGGAATAGGGCAAACAAACCAAAATTAATAATACGCCGGATCCCACCTGAATCCAGCCTTGCCGATTCACCACACGCCGATCCAAGGGTAGTGGTTTGATCAACGCGCCCAATCCAAGAATCAGACCGGTATCGCAAATGATGGAACCCACCGCATTGCCCAACGCCATTCCTGGATTTCCTTCAATCGCAGCAAAGACAGACACAGAAGCCTCCGGCAAGGTGGTACCGAGGCTTACAACCGTGGCTCCAATGAGCGCTTTCGGTACACCTGCGCTGTGAGAAATCTCAACTGCCTTGTCTACGAGTGAGTCGGCACCTCTTGCTAAGAGTACTACCATGACTGCAAGAATGGCAAAGAGCAGTAGAGTTGACTGAGCAACTAGAAATTCATGTAAGGCGGCTTCCATATACGGCGCTGAAAGCTACAGATAACCTTCCATTTGAAAAGAATTATTGGATCCTTTTTTTATCCAGAGGCTGTACACAAAAAAGTCCCGTCATGGACGAGAACTTGAAATTCCAATTTGAATAGCACTCCACTGAAGTGGAGCGGGCGATGAGATTCGAACTCACGACCCCAACCTTGGCAAGGTTGTGCTCTACCAACTGAGCTACGCCCGCAAATTGAAGGAGCAGAGTAAGATTAAATTAAATTTCCAAGTCAAACTCTAAAAGAGCCTGTTTTTGTAGGTTCTCTGGAACCGGTACAAAGCCAGAATCCTTGAGGATTTCCTGCTGGTCTGAGTCTAGAAAAGCCTTCAAATAAGCCAGCACTTTAGGATCCGTTTTGTCAGCCACTGCTAAATACAAAGGCAATCGTAGTGGATAATCTCCATAAAACAAACTCTCAGGAGAGGGAGGGTAACCCACACTCTCATCCGTTTTTATCCAGCTCAGAGATCTTAACCCACGAGAAGAATCAGGTAACTGAGACATAATCAGCAGATTGGCAGAACTGGCCAGGTAAGGATCCTCAATTCGCTCCCCCATTGTGCCGTAGTTCTCCGGAATCTCATTGTCGAAAAACTGATTAGCCAAAATGGGGGAGGATGGATCCGTTTCCTCGACATCGAAGCTTACAAAGATCAAACGATTCGTCCATTTCGGCTCATTAGAAATAAGACTGCCCCACTCGGACTTCAAACCATCCTTGGTCCTCCGCAAAACCTCAGTAATTTCAGTCTCCTTCAACTCAGTCATAGGGTTGTCTTCCTGAACAGCGAAGTAGATGCCCTAGAATCCCAACGGAATAACCTGTAAGCCCTCAAGTGTTTGGAACTCATCCGGTCTCTGTAGGACAAAAGCGACATCCGCTAATCCCTCTTTTAGCTTAAGGGTCCCAAGCAGGCTACCACTCATCCGGTAGTGGACGCCGTAATTCCCAATCCGCTCCCCGTTGCCTTCCAACTGAAGTGCGAATCCGACAAAGTTACTGCCAGCCACTTTTATCGTCTGAGAATCAGCAGATCTTAAAACTAACGAAAGAGCTAAAAAGGATAGAACCAAGTGAAAACAAGCTTTCATGAAACGGATCTTATCCTCCCGCTCTTCCTGTGGTGTCCAACTCAGGCCATTGGACTAATTTTCGATGGAGCGTCCTCCGAGATATTCCCATCAGTTCCGCTGCCTTGGTCCGGTTTCCTTTGGCTTGTAGTAGGGCTTTTCTCAGCAAGTGCTTTTCGTTTTCCTCGACCGATAGGTTCGATTGAACTCCTTCAGATTGTACACTCACAGGTGCTCCTTCACGAAACCGGTTATCCAGATCATACTCAGTAATGGTGCCACCAAGATGCAGTACTACCGTATTCTCGGCAAAATTTCTCAACTCACGGATGTTACCAGGCCACTTGTAATCTTGTAAGACCCTAATCGCAGCCGCATCAAAATCAGGCAACGGAACACCATTATCTTTGGCGTAGTATTTTAGGAAATGGCTCAATAATAAGGGAATGTCTTGTTGGCGTTCGCGGAGAGGTGGCAGGAAAATAGAAACAACGTTTAGCCGGTAATAAAGGTCCTCACGAAAATCCCCATTCTCAACCAATTGCTTTAAATTCTGATTAGTGGCGCACACAAGACGCACGTCTACCTCGATGGGCTTTATACTCCCTACTCGTTCAAACGTTTTCGATTCTAGAAAACGAAGGAGCTTAACCTGGGTAGCGGCATCGATCTCCCCAATTTCGTCCAGAAAGAGCGTTCCATTATGAGAAGCCTCAAAGCGCCCTACCCGTTTTTCAATGGCACCGGTAAAGGCTCCTTTTTCATGACCAAACAGCTCACTCTCCAAAAGGTTCGTGGGCAAGGCAGCACAATTGACCGCTACAAATGCTTTACGAGAGCGGTCACTATTCTGGTGGATGGCTTGCGCTATCAATTCCTTACCAGTGCCCGTTTCTCCCTCAACTAATACCGTGGCCTTCGAAGGGGCGACTAACTTTACCCGTTCAATTACAACCTCGAGAGCAGCCGAATTTCCAATGATCCCCTTGAAACTAAATTTTTGATCCAGCCGCTGGTGCAACTCTTTGTTCTCAACCTGAATCTGCTTAGAGTTTATGGCTCGCTTGATCAAAATCTCAAGACGCTCGAGATTCACCGGCTTGGTCAGGAAATCGAATGCTCCCCGCTTCATCGCTTCAACGGCTGTCTCTACATTTCCGTAGGCAGTCATCATGATGCAAATGGGCTTCTGAGACATGGTGAGGGAATAATCAATGACCTTCAGCCCAGATTTTCCTGACATCCGTAAGTCCGTAAGCACGACGTCAAAAGGCTGACTGTCTAACAAATTGAAGGCCTGGTCAGCATCACTAGCCAAATACACATCGTAGTCATCTTCCAAAGCCATCTGCAGCCCCTCGCGGGTGTGCTTTTCGTCGTCAACAATGAGGATGGATGCAGGCATGATTCAATCGATTGATAATATTCACAACGGATCTCGGCTCTGAGGCAAGAGCCGAACACGCCGGTGTTTCTTTGGGAACTTTAGGGTAATGGCAGTGCCCAGACCTGACTTGCTGTCGATGGCTACCTGACCTCCATGCTCACGCAGGATTCGGTTAACAATCATCAACCCCAATCCGCTGCCAGAGGACTTAGTGGAGTAGTAAGGCTGAAATACACTCGCCAGTTCTTCCTTGTCTATCCCCTCCCCTGTGTCTGCAAAAATAGTGAAGAAGTAATCATCATCGGAGCGCGTTTGAATCCGCAAGGTCCCGCCTTCCTGCATAGCCTCATGAGCATTTTTGATAATATTGAAGAAGACTTGCTTCATCTGATTGGTATCTCCGGCAATCACCGGAGCTTCATCTCCGACTTCCATCTCCACCGACACTTTCGAGTTGAGCAGTTCCTGCTCCTGTACCTGGAGAACCGATTCGATGACCTCCATCAAGTTCATATCCTTTAGGTCGGGAGGAGAAGGCCGTATTGCTTCCAGAAAATTTGTGATGATACCATCCTGCCGCTCAACTTCTCCGCTACAAATTTCCAGGGAACGCTCAAGTTTCTCACGCACACTATCATCTTCAACCTTATCCAATAATCGCTCCATGAGCTGCAAATGGATGGTCAGTGAGTTGAGCGGATTGCCCAGTTCATGGGCTACTCCGGCTGCTAATAAAAAGATAGAAGAAATCTTCTCCGACTCGATCTTCTCCTCGGTCGACATGACTTCTTTGGTAATGTCCGATAAAATCACTACGAAGTGCGGATCCATATCTTCGAAGCCTTCAATCGGAACCATGTATACCCGAACATAACGATGCTCTGGATAAGTCATTTCAATTTCCCGAGTTACGGAAGATTGATCATCCACTTCGGGCTCTTCCCCATCCATATTTATAACAGGAGCAATATCGGGTATCCATTTCCACAATACGGCCGACCCGATATCCGCTTCTTTCAACCCGACCATCTTCATGCCCTCTGCATTAGTGTACTCAACCACTCCTTCTCGGGTGATGACCAAGATGCCTTCACGCACGGTGTTAATGATGCTTTCGAACAACTCCCGTTCACCAGCCAAGCGGTTAATCAAGTTCTGCAAATTGGTCTCATCCAAATGATCCAATTGGCCCAATACTCGATCCAAAGGGGAATGTCGCTTTTCACTCATGCACTTTGAGAATAGTCAGATTGATGAAGAATCTCGAAAACCATTTTATTCCTCCTAGTAACGATACTCTTATTGAGATTGCCAAGTCTTTTAGGGGTAACAACTGTGCCACCAATGTCTGAAACCACCAGCTCCAAGCCCATGCCAAAGAGGGAGAACCTGCTTCTTATCCTGGCCTTCAATATTGCCATCCCATTGTTCATACTGACCAAGCTGAGTGATCCGGAACGCCTGGGCCCAGTCAACGCACTGATCGTTGGACTCGCCTTCCCCTTCGGATACGGAGTCTGGGACCTACTAAATCGCAAACAGATTAACTTTGTATCCATACTTGGAATTATCAGCGTGGGCCTAAGCGGTACCTTCGGCCTGGTAGAAGTGGATCCTTATTGGCTGGCAGTAAAGGAAGCTTCGATCCCGGCTGTTATTGGTATTATGGTACTGGTAACTTTTCGTACCCGTAGACCCCTGATTAAAACCTTCCTCTACAACCCGCAGGTTCTAAATACAGAACTCATTGACCAGAAGTTGGAAGAAACGGGTAGTCAACGCCAGTTCACCAAAATCTTTGCCTTCTGCAATTGGCTCCTCGTGGTCTCCTTTGCCATGAGTTCGATACTGAATTTTATGCTGGCTCGAATCATTGTCACCACACACCCCGCTGATGATTTAGCTGCTTTCAATGCAGAGTTAGGCAAAATGAATGCACTAAGTTGGCCCGTCATCGCTATACCCAGCACCGTCATTATGATGGTGGCTCTTTGGAAGTTGATCAATGGCCTCACTCACCTGACAGGCCTAAAGCTCGAAGACATGATGCACGAACCTCAAAAGAAAAAGACCAAGGAGTAAGGATCCGCCGCTAAGCGGATACGATTATCCTTTAATCCTTAACGTTCCTCAGCAGGAACAAAGTGTTGGTCTACCTTACCGGTGTATACCTGACGAGGACGATGAATGCGATTGGATCCTGTAGCAATTTCTCGCCAGTTAGCAATCCAGCCAGGCATACGCCCAATGGCAAACATCACCGTAAACATCTCTACTGGAATGCCTACGGCTTTCAAAATCAGTCCGCTGTAAAAATCAACATTCGGATAAAGCTTCCGTTTCACGAAATACTCATCCTCCAAAGCAGCTTTCTCAAGGTGACGAGCGATATCCAACAATGGATCATCATGCCCCAAGCTGTTTAAAATTTTCTCGGCTGCATCCCCTAGAATCTTGGCCCGCGGGTCATAATTCTTATAGACGCGGTGACCGAATCCCATCAGTCGTGCTTTACCGGTTTTGGCGTCTTCAATAAACTTTGATCCATCGTCGCCGGAATCATGAATGGCCTGCAGCATTTTTACCACGGCGGTGTTCGCTCCGCCATGGAGTGGTCCCCAAAGTGCGGAAACACCCGCAGACACAGAAGCAAACAAATTGGCTCCACCACTTGCCACCATACGAACGGTAGAAGTTGAGCAGTTTTGCTCATGATCGGCATGCAATAAGAAGAATAGATCCATTGCCTTTGCGATCTCTGGAGTTGGCTCATAGTCTTTTTCCTCCGTCGAAAACATCATATGGAGAAAGTCATCCACGTACGGTGCATCTAAGCGTGGTTCGACAAAGGGCAATCCCTTACTCATTCGATAACTCATCGCCGCAATGGTCCGAACTTTGGAAATCAAGAGTGCAGCTGCCTGGTCAAAATGTTCTAAATCTTGCTGACGATCATTGCTGGTCATCTCCTTGTGGTAACAACCAGCCCCATTGAGCATGGCACTAAGAACAGCCATCGGGTGAGCGTCGGATGGAAATCCATTGAAATGATGACGGAAATCATCAGGCATCGCAGCATTGCTAGCCACTTGCTGACTAAAGTGAGCATATTCTTCCTTACTTGGTAGATGCCCGTAGATAACAAGAAAAGCAGTACCTAGAAAAGAAGCATTACCAGCCAGCTCTTCTATGGGAATTCCGCGGTGCCGCAAAATACCTACTTCACCATTGATGAAGGTGATATCACTTAAGCAAGAGCCTGTATTCCCATACCCATCATCGTAGGTGATGTAACCAGAGTCGGCGCGGAGCTTGCGGACATCGATCGCTTTTTCACCCTCGGTACCACAAATAACGGGGTATTCATATGAATTACCATCAGTGGTAATGGTCGCTGTTTCTGACATTTCTAAACGCTGATTCTTAGGATTCCGTGCAAAGAGGGAAGATGCTAACCACTCATTAGGCATTTTCAACTACTTTCAGAAAATTTTGGTATAGTTGAAGCCCTTTTTTCTGACTCTTCTCGGGGTGAAACTGAGTAGCCACACAATTCCCTCGCTTAATACCGCTTGTGAATGGGCCTCCATAGTCGGATCTAAAAAAGGATGCCTCCTCGTTTTCGGGGGCTAAGAAGTAACTGTGTACAAAATAAAATTGGTCTACTTCCGATACTAATCCATCAACGATAGGGTCGCTAGGATCCAAAAAGGTAGCTGCATTCCAACCCATGTGCGGAACCTTATACTCCGGTGGAAGTTGAAACCGCTTTACCTGGCCAGGAAAAATACCCAGTCCATCGACGGCCCCTTCTTCGGAATAGTCGTAGAGGGCCTGAAATCCCAAGCATACTCCAAAAAAGGGTCGATCTTCTGAGATCCACCCTTTGACCAAATCGATCAGATTGCAGGCCCGAAGCCCATCGATACAATCACCTAGAGCTCCTACACCTGGTAGCACCAAGCCCGATGCATCACCCATTTGCTCGGGAGATGTGATCAGGTTTACCTCGGCACCGCAGGCTTCAAATGCTTTGGAAACACTACGGAGGTTTCCCATTCCGTAGTCTGTAACTGCGAGTTTAGTTTTCATCGGTTCCCACTAAGTCAATTTGTCCTTAGTCGAAGGAAGCTGGCCTTCCGTTCTTGGATCCACCGATGTCGCCACGTCGAGAGCTTTGGCAAAACACTTGAA
This genomic stretch from Opitutia bacterium ISCC 52 harbors:
- a CDS encoding calcium/sodium antiporter, whose amino-acid sequence is MEAALHEFLVAQSTLLLFAILAVMVVLLARGADSLVDKAVEISHSAGVPKALIGATVVSLGTTLPEASVSVFAAIEGNPGMALGNAVGSIICDTGLILGLGALIKPLPLDRRVVNRQGWIQVGSGVLLILVCLPYSHLSGMFSTGGRMIQAAGFLFVGLLGVYFFWSYRTAMKAENRESNGKDEKLTWQTITKDLLIMAGAIAVVILTSKVLIICAEELAYRLNVPESVIAASLVAFGTSLPELVTVLSSIRKGQGELAIGNVIGADILNVLFVAGAAAAVTPAGLAVPKDFFTTHFPVMLVLLIIFRIGIKVCDTHLSRWVGGLLVGTYLAFLLLNYLV
- a CDS encoding sigma-54 dependent transcriptional regulator, producing MPASILIVDDEKHTREGLQMALEDDYDVYLASDADQAFNLLDSQPFDVVLTDLRMSGKSGLKVIDYSLTMSQKPICIMMTAYGNVETAVEAMKRGAFDFLTKPVNLERLEILIKRAINSKQIQVENKELHQRLDQKFSFKGIIGNSAALEVVIERVKLVAPSKATVLVEGETGTGKELIAQAIHQNSDRSRKAFVAVNCAALPTNLLESELFGHEKGAFTGAIEKRVGRFEASHNGTLFLDEIGEIDAATQVKLLRFLESKTFERVGSIKPIEVDVRLVCATNQNLKQLVENGDFREDLYYRLNVVSIFLPPLRERQQDIPLLLSHFLKYYAKDNGVPLPDFDAAAIRVLQDYKWPGNIRELRNFAENTVVLHLGGTITEYDLDNRFREGAPVSVQSEGVQSNLSVEENEKHLLRKALLQAKGNRTKAAELMGISRRTLHRKLVQWPELDTTGRAGG
- a CDS encoding PAS domain S-box protein, giving the protein MSEKRHSPLDRVLGQLDHLDETNLQNLINRLAGERELFESIINTVREGILVITREGVVEYTNAEGMKMVGLKEADIGSAVLWKWIPDIAPVINMDGEEPEVDDQSSVTREIEMTYPEHRYVRVYMVPIEGFEDMDPHFVVILSDITKEVMSTEEKIESEKISSIFLLAAGVAHELGNPLNSLTIHLQLMERLLDKVEDDSVREKLERSLEICSGEVERQDGIITNFLEAIRPSPPDLKDMNLMEVIESVLQVQEQELLNSKVSVEMEVGDEAPVIAGDTNQMKQVFFNIIKNAHEAMQEGGTLRIQTRSDDDYFFTIFADTGEGIDKEELASVFQPYYSTKSSGSGLGLMIVNRILREHGGQVAIDSKSGLGTAITLKFPKKHRRVRLLPQSRDPL
- a CDS encoding MFS transporter, whose amino-acid sequence is MSETTSSKPMPKRENLLLILAFNIAIPLFILTKLSDPERLGPVNALIVGLAFPFGYGVWDLLNRKQINFVSILGIISVGLSGTFGLVEVDPYWLAVKEASIPAVIGIMVLVTFRTRRPLIKTFLYNPQVLNTELIDQKLEETGSQRQFTKIFAFCNWLLVVSFAMSSILNFMLARIIVTTHPADDLAAFNAELGKMNALSWPVIAIPSTVIMMVALWKLINGLTHLTGLKLEDMMHEPQKKKTKE
- a CDS encoding citrate synthase, which translates into the protein MSETATITTDGNSYEYPVICGTEGEKAIDVRKLRADSGYITYDDGYGNTGSCLSDITFINGEVGILRHRGIPIEELAGNASFLGTAFLVIYGHLPSKEEYAHFSQQVASNAAMPDDFRHHFNGFPSDAHPMAVLSAMLNGAGCYHKEMTSNDRQQDLEHFDQAAALLISKVRTIAAMSYRMSKGLPFVEPRLDAPYVDDFLHMMFSTEEKDYEPTPEIAKAMDLFFLLHADHEQNCSTSTVRMVASGGANLFASVSAGVSALWGPLHGGANTAVVKMLQAIHDSGDDGSKFIEDAKTGKARLMGFGHRVYKNYDPRAKILGDAAEKILNSLGHDDPLLDIARHLEKAALEDEYFVKRKLYPNVDFYSGLILKAVGIPVEMFTVMFAIGRMPGWIANWREIATGSNRIHRPRQVYTGKVDQHFVPAEER
- the hisH gene encoding imidazole glycerol phosphate synthase subunit HisH, with the translated sequence MKTKLAVTDYGMGNLRSVSKAFEACGAEVNLITSPEQMGDASGLVLPGVGALGDCIDGLRACNLIDLVKGWISEDRPFFGVCLGFQALYDYSEEGAVDGLGIFPGQVKRFQLPPEYKVPHMGWNAATFLDPSDPIVDGLVSEVDQFYFVHSYFLAPENEEASFFRSDYGGPFTSGIKRGNCVATQFHPEKSQKKGLQLYQNFLKVVENA